DNA from Misgurnus anguillicaudatus chromosome 13, ASM2758022v2, whole genome shotgun sequence:
AGTTGTTTTGTAAATCTCACAAATTCCAACAGATTGTCTCGCATGCGACCTACATGTATAGAAAAGAGAGGGTTTGATGATGCGTTGTTCATATATAATCAATTATAGCCATTTAATAAAGACTAACGGTTACATGCCATTTGGATCAGCCTTTTTTATaaaagctgtcactagggcaGTACCAGCTGTGACATACCAATATGTACCCTGGAGGTACTGTACTACTAATATGCACACTTTAGGGGCTTTTGagtacttttttaaagggtccCACCTCCCCTGAGCAGTTTTTCTACCTTTTTCTGAATTCTCAGTCAATAATAACCAAAaagattataaataaaaatgtctatATTACCTAGATTTGATCCACAGACCACAGCTGCAGCAACAAGAGAACCTGCAGATGCACCGTAGATCCGTGGAGCACCTCGTAGGATCCATGGCGCATTATCCATAAGACTCTGCGCAACGCCAACTTGATATGTTGCTAAAAAGCCAGAACCACAGAAAGACACTGAGAGGTGTTTATTGTTAGACAGAACGTATAAAGGCGATGACATGTTCAGAACTATCCTGGTGCTGTCTACACACTGCCTTGATGAACTTTTGAGAAATCACATCAATCCACATCGTATAAAAACAGGCGGTCATGGTGTTATTAAACCGAAAAGATTTTAATACAGCAAAAATCCACATTCTCCCTCAAGGACACCAGTAATGATGTGTTTAATCAATTCACGACATGCTGTGTGGAGTATGCATGTCTAATGCATGTCTGTGAAAACTATTTAAGGCGCACCAGAAGTGAATGCCCGCATTAATATTGTCATCAGTATTGGAATGAAATACATcagatataattaaataaaattagtgTTTTTTTAGAATTTGCATAATTTAGATACTGTAATACAAGCACATGCCCCTTATACATCTGTAGAAAAAAATCTAGATTCAGGGCTGGCTTGTGGGGCCCTACACATTcagaaaatatgtacaaaagCGGTCACTGAGGAGGTATCCAGGGGCGTTGCTAGGGTCGGATGGGATAGGGGGCTTAGCTAGCTAAGAAGTAGCAGTCTTTTTCgttttttcttaccattgtcacttgggtttgGTGTTTTAAAGACTTtcttttacataaaatgacatcataaccaaaacccaactctaaccctaatgtcaggcgacaattgttaaAAAAACCCTCTTCTAAACCTaaacaatcttgacaaactatatattgccAGAAAGCTTTTAGTGtgcagttttcatatttcatcaccATGTTGAGAGAATTATGACGTAGTGAGAATCAATTTATAAAATGTCACGGGGCCACAGGTAGGccaaatttgtttttacatatttataacactaaaccccttctctaaacctaaaaaactatatatcaccggaaagctctcagaatgtcgttttcatatttcaaggtcatCTGTTAATAGAAATAAGGTAGTGACAgtttttttgttacatgaccCCCCTCCCATAGGAATGCATGTTAATTATTGTATATTCATAAAACTatcctattataaatctttaaaaatgttgacaaactatatattattGGAAAGCTCttagaatgtagttttcatattttaaaacattttagcagtaataataaatCAGTGAGAGTAATTGAATAATTTGTGCcgagagtatgcagcaaaccattgacacctagtggccgttgttggtaaaaccactaaaagtgtgacacaaacctcatttttttgtgattttaacttgaaatttggatcagaACTACTTGGACTTATGGCTTCATGTTTGCATTATtacttttgttaaacatttacatttttataattttatttataaaatgaatatgttatggaattattttttatttattaaaataaatgtaaactgctataacaatttatAAACTGACACTTCTGTGAAAACCCCCaaagtgttttctttaaaacaagaccaagattaggcttctagacacCATAACATGcaagagttatattaatttgaaggtgtcTATCACATTTTCACTCCCCCCCTCACAGGGTATTTGCAGCACTTAAGGggttaaaaatagaaaaacaattgagtaacctaTACGtaaaactgacacggaaaagtctgtggtacagacacggaaaaatgcggacatccgtgacaatgacaggataaatgagcaaaatatttaataattaataatttgtaAGATTTTTATTACGATATTAAAGGCGGACgaagtccacgatgtttgaaaaatgctttggaaaaggagacgggccgactaccaaaacccacttatagccaatcaaatcaaatcaaatgccgggttgcgtatgtgtggggcgggtctatcaacagaaggtccagattctattggggtaggggcgtgtttgtttaggtgatttcaaatatcaacattggcacaaacatcatggactccgcctttaattgtaATGTGAACATAAAACTAAAAGATCATTAAAAAACGTTCACTCAcagtatttatttgtttgtcctCATAGTGGTTGTcttgtttcttttttatgtcttttttcCTCACTTCTGCATGTCTTTTtctttctactgtatttctCTTTCATTTTATGTAGCTTTTTTCTTATTTGTATTTTCTATATATTCCGTCCGTTGCCTGGCTGACTTCTTCAACCTGACAAAATGTTAGATTGTAAAATTTCCAACAGCATTATTCTAACATAACTGCATTTACAGGCtttatttctctttattttattaatctttttttacaggCATAGAAATTGGCATTGTAAGCTGTGAAAGGTTATTAAGCTTAATATGTTCGTTGTTTTATTATTACCTGATGAATGACGATTTATTTTCAATGACTCTGTGTTGTCAACACTGCCACCTGCAGGCCATAACATAAGCAGAGTTTCACGTTTGTGCTTGGGGGGCATCTACCGGCAAACAAGTGTACTGCAATACTTTGAGAGTGCGGCTtcttactttttaaaatatgattcaAGTTACTCAGTCTATCAGGTAAAATATCAAGACTAAACAAATACAATCATAGGTGGCTCATGTATGTGAGGGCAGTGCCCCAATGCCTCCCACCCAAAACTCACACTATACTGTATTGAATGataagttggatcaacttaaaaccAGTGAAGTTTTTCACCTAAAGTGGCATTTTAAGTTGAAcatcattacattttttaagtgttaccaattgaactaatatttaagttgatccaacttttccatttttacagtgtatgtaaaaGGGCGCTTTTATTAtctattataataaaaataagcacTGATCTACCACAGAGAGACAGATTTTGTGTACCaggaaaataaattaaaaaataattataataataataaaatctttacttttttaattgCTTAAAAGAATAGGTGCTAAAGCCCCCCCCAACACCACTGATTGAAACCACAAGATATTTATTAAAGCAAGTTCATTTtaatttccttaaaaaaattctgaatcAGTTTAAGAGTTTAGTTAATTATCAAACTGACAGATTTCATTGTACACATTATTCAACtgaataaacaaaatataataaacaatataatgATATTGTTAAATCCCAAAACTGTAGAAACATTGCACATTTTTACAACCTGCGAGAAAATTGTTTCATTAAATTTATCCCCATCAGAAAGTTGAAAACCATGAAAAGTTCATAGAAACTATATCCTTATTGCCTTAAGTTAGTGTTGTTTACTGTAGTTTTACTCAAAATATTACTCTCAGATTAATTTAAAAGCGATCTTTCTGATCACGAACTTTAAACCCAAACAGCTCCTAATGTCTTACTGAGTCCATTGGTACCTACAGGATATAACTCATCATCACTGATCATGTAGACAGCAGTTTAGACTGCAAACAGGACATTCACATTGATGAAAGATCAGGAGTGTTCCACTCATGTTCATTTGTTACAGAGATTATGCTGATCCTAGATCAGATTGTAATGGAAGTGGTGATATGCTGAAGTTGTGTTCAGAGTAGGGGCTCAGGGAGGTGGGGGACGATTCAGGTGAAACTTCCAAGGCATCTTCTCTATTATCAGGAGATATGGGACTGTCAGGAGACTCTGAAGGTTCTGTCCGTTCTGTCCTGGCTTGCATTATTTCATCAGGGGTTTTCAGAAACCTGTGGTAAAGAAAGAATTGAGGAGCGAAAGAATTTTACAAACATTTGAGTAATGATGATTTATCAGCCAGGAATATaataatgaaaattaaaaaaactcaCCGGAAGAGTAATCTCTGCCCAGTTTCTTTTTTGATAATGTTGAGCTTGTAGTAATGGCGCAGTGCTCTTGACATTTTCTCATATGTCATATTGACTCGGTTCTGCAATTCAAAACCAACAAATGCAAACACTGTtcatgcatttatgcatttagcagacactttaatACTGCACtattaatgtatacaatttaTCAGCTTGTTTTTTCCTGAACCCCTGATCTAAGCGTTGCTCTGCAATAGTGATGTTATGTtcgtgaacgaatcgttctttttAAACGAATCTTTTAGGTGAACGGATCGTTCTCGTTCACGCCATCCATTGACTCATATTTCTCATTCACTGAAATTTCCCTCCCTTCTTGAGGAGCACGGACAAATGAAGCACAGCTTTCTTTCTGCCTTCAAAGAGTGACAAAAGTACAAGCCAATGGCAATCGAATATGAGCTGTGGCCGAGCATATGATTGGCTAAACGTACTGAATGAATACGCCCTTCACTGACCGAGCCGCTGTTTTGAGTctgaacgaacgagagagagatcGCGTTCTTAAACAAACTGAATGACTGGTACAAGTTACAACCTAAAGAATGAGAGGGATCTTACAAAAAAGCGAGTGCAATGTAAACAATCCTGTGAAAGAATCATGTGGTTTTGTTTTAGTAAAGTTATAGTAACCATATTTAGGCGGGCTTATTTACCTTAATACAAATGATTATCAAGGTAATTACTGTAGAaaaattttgtatttctgtttaatatagTTTTACTACAACTATCTTGGTCACtctggttactgtagtaaaaataaattaaatgtgtgGCAGCTGTTGTTCCGTTACCATGAGCCAATCGTCTATATAAGTTTGAGCTGCTGAACGAATCCACCCTTTCACTGAACTTTAACGTTAGTCAGTCATCTGCGTCTGAACGAAGTCTTGAACGACATGACCGAAACTATATGATTCGTGAACGAGGATCTGATGACTGACTGAACCAGAGGAGGCATGCCAATCACTCACAGCACGAGAgtctttatttacaacaaatccAGATTAGATGTACTATAAATGTACGTAGCTTGATAAAATTATGCttagtatttcacaatttgagCTTTAATAAAAACTAATGAGTTTTTGCAAAAAGTCTTTCATTGTCTTATAACACATAATGACACGCATCTTCGCCACCTATTGGcgtatttatgtaaaattaagaaatggTCACTGAACGAATCAGTGAACGAATCTGAACGAATCATTTTGGTGAACGAACTGAAAATGAACGAGTCACCTAAATGAACTAAAATTTCCATCACTACTCTGCAAACTGACTTATGGACataaaaataacctaaaaaaaagACTAGTTGGCCTCTCTTGTTACCTTGTGGTTGCCCCACAGTCTTGCCAGTCCATTGGGATCCACCACCCTGAAGGTCATTGTGTTCGGGTCCTCCCAGCGGATGTAGGCCTCATACCTGCTGTCCGACAGCAGGTGGTACACGTAGTCCCATAAGAGTTTGCAATCTGATGACAAAATGGagtgatgttttattttacaatattaGACACTTTGCAGtgggcagcaggcacttattttgacaaaacacgtgatgcacacacataatttgaatttgcgcccctcggatgagcaatcacaagccgccactggtCTGATAGCgatatacagtaaatgtaaatgatatgctttatttatagctaaaaacatataaaaatcaAAAGATTAGtctttgtaatttttttttattatacttCGTTTCTATGAGTTAGTAAGTCTGTCTATGATTATAATAAATAAGATGTAAAACAACATGTATGAGTACCTGGAATCTTGCCATTGGCTTCAGatgtgtgtgtggtgtttgCTGGCCTTTCGGTTTTACTTGACAAATTGAGTGGTTCATCTTTACAATACAGATCTGAAGGATTTCTTGACTTGTGTACAGGCACCTGCTGAACAGTTTCCTCAGGAGAATGTTGAAAAGGTCCTGCAAAATGTGAATCAAAGAGAGTTGAATGTGAGCTTTGTTATCAGGTATCAACTCATCAATATCTTACATCAACAAATGTAAGACTTGCCATAAGAGATTTTGTCAACCCTAAAGCTTTCTGCTATATTTTGAGGTGTTCAGTTAacccaaaaatgtatttacaaaaCATTCACATTCATGTATTAGGCCGGCCCGGTACTAGGCTTGCTGGACTGAGGGGgttgtcagaaattttgggtgGGCAGCCATAACACTCAATGTAAAATACAGGGATAACGCATTGTGTTTTTTCGTTTCATATGTTAAAGTACTGATCAGTCTAtaggttatttagtgctgtaacacatcctgaagtttcagtttttcaaaataaaagtaaatcgagTTTAAATGTGAAATCCTGTCAGGATGAAAGTAAcaattgttacttttgtcccgctgccaatactgttgtatatgttgaaaattgatattattctaatttgatttaatttcattttcatagtgttcaaactgttaaatttttttattttcaacaatttaagtttgtactgttcactgaaaaaaaatattcattcaatttactcaattttttaaggtaagtggttgcaatcaactaatttaagctgcatttaaacaaacaaaaaaattagaaaaacaaaacaaaacaaaaaacttttgtttaaatgtagcttaaataaattgattgcaaccacttaccttaaaaaaaatgtagtaaattgaatgaatcatttttttcagtgttggttgcttttgaaacattgatAAAActgacatttaaaataaaaaagtattttcattattttttacaaagataaatgacaaaataaatttgcagttacatattaacaaggtcatagtcatgtatatttaaaggggtggttcaatggtatttcaagcattctgacttattaacacagttatagagttgtttcctcatgctaaaggtaggcaaagtgtcaaaaaagcatttgggcGTGTTaaagagtatttctgtgccgaatgcactttgtcagggttcgtacaagtttcggaaagtttttttcgattacaggtccaactgacgtttaacccttgtgtggtgttcgggtctgtgggacccgtttttaatgtttactaaaagaaaaattatgcaattaattgttgtttcaacctcagattcattggccttggctcattttctataaagaacataaaaataaacaactttataatgactgtacactgtacaccccccctacacatttatattacatatgtggtgttcgggtccactGGACCTGGGGGTAGTAAGAGAGTGAAAATTGAATGTGCTATGTAACTTCACTTTGTTTTTCTCTTATCTGAGACTCCTgtgagtgcatgagtgtgtttgtatttatgtcTGTACATATGTGATGGATGCATGTCAGAGTTTTGTCCTTCTGCATTTGCTGTAACAGTGCAAAGATACAACATCTTATATATCATGCATGAACACTTGTCTGCCCCCACTGTCCCAAACACTTCACCTTTTGTCTAACAGGAACCattctacattttaccattatatcccttacaaaaaataaccatggttgtattatagtaaaagtgtagtaatcatggtaaactggtgtattgattactatttgtaaaaccatgagttaccacaaaacctatggtgtgtgtgtttgtgtgtatgtgattGTGTGATAGAGAGTGAGAAATAGGGAAAGTAAACTTTCATATCCAAGCATTTTCATCATTTTAGGTTGTAGCCAAAAGCAACACATTGTACTGCAGTGTGTGTGGACATAAGATGGACAGGAAGACAAAGTATACGTctataaaatgcaagaaatgcatatgcaacacAGCTACACAGTAAAAATCTACTTCTTATGTGTTGTGTAGGCTTACATGAACAGGTTATGTGTTCAGTGTGTTATGATACCACATCTTTTCAGATGGGGCTTGTGCTGTGTAGACGGAcacaaatgtgtacaatttCAAACTAAACTATTCAAACGAATTAAACATCAAAGTCATGAAAAACTTATTTGAGATGAAAAAGTGatgaaaatacttattttagatAAACATCTGAGGGAGAATAGGATTTTCTtctcttatttcatattatcacAAAATCGAATAGCACTTTAATCTATAAATAGTCCTGTACCAGTGGTAAATTACAAATATTAACcataaattctgtctatattacTTGCAATGAGGCTAAAGTAATCATCTGTAAACAGTTATACATAAATTTGTATGACTGCATTGGTTTAAGATACAAATAATACAGTGGGTCCACTAGACCCACAAACATTGTCTAAGTAACAGAAAtatgaacaccacacaagggttaaggggttttctatacgtatcacttctttatatgggcacatccctcggaaaaccccgcccacccgtcaatcagcgtgAGCCGCT
Protein-coding regions in this window:
- the etv7 gene encoding transcription factor ETV7 — protein: MSDASSPPPLIKSCTGNGPPVFSPPVVSEPQNGSSSLYEAVPDELCKLPGRLRINPSLWNKEDVNLWLRWAQREYSLRRADHQTFEMNGKALCLLTKEDFRLRCPSSGDVLYELLQHVKQQRRCAVFSPTSNCNTQSQQVLGSHGMAGPCVPSNRTVPVCPVNSRKLTADWSTDHSQETTLSVESGHHQGIHTGPFQHSPEETVQQVPVHKSRNPSDLYCKDEPLNLSSKTERPANTTHTSEANGKIPDCKLLWDYVYHLLSDSRYEAYIRWEDPNTMTFRVVDPNGLARLWGNHKNRVNMTYEKMSRALRHYYKLNIIKKETGQRLLFRFLKTPDEIMQARTERTEPSESPDSPISPDNREDALEVSPESSPTSLSPYSEHNFSISPLPLQSDLGSA